One Streptomyces sp. NBC_01217 genomic region harbors:
- the purD gene encoding phosphoribosylamine--glycine ligase yields MKVLVIGGGAREHALCRSLSLDPDVTALYCAPGNAGIAEVAELHPVDALDGDAVARLATDLGAELVVVGPEAPLVAGVADAVRAAAIPCFGPSGEAAQLEGSKAFAKDVMAGAGVPTARSYVCTTPAEIDTALDAFGAPYVVKDDGLAAGKGVVVTDDVEAARAHALACDRVVIEEFLDGPEVSLFAITDGTTVLPLQPAQDFKRALDNDEGPNTGGMGAYSPLPWADPKLVDEVMQSVLQPTVDELRRRGTPFSGLLYAGLAITSRGVRVIEFNARFGDPETQVVLARLKTPLAGVLLGSANGTLDELPPLRWRDEAAVTVVIASHNYPGTPRTGDPIEGLDEVASKDAPHAYVLHAGTRRDGDAIVSAGGRVLSVTATGKDLAAARERAYTAAARIRLDGSQLRTDIARKAAQA; encoded by the coding sequence GTGAAGGTCCTCGTCATCGGCGGCGGCGCCCGCGAACACGCCCTGTGCCGCTCTCTCTCCCTCGACCCCGACGTCACCGCTCTGTACTGCGCTCCCGGCAACGCCGGCATCGCAGAGGTGGCCGAACTGCACCCGGTCGACGCACTCGACGGCGACGCCGTCGCGCGCCTCGCCACTGACCTGGGCGCCGAGCTGGTGGTCGTCGGCCCGGAGGCACCGCTCGTCGCCGGGGTCGCCGACGCCGTGCGCGCCGCGGCCATCCCCTGCTTCGGCCCCTCCGGTGAGGCGGCCCAGCTGGAGGGCTCCAAGGCGTTCGCCAAGGACGTGATGGCCGGGGCAGGCGTCCCGACCGCACGCAGCTACGTCTGCACCACCCCCGCCGAGATCGACACCGCCCTCGATGCCTTCGGCGCCCCGTACGTCGTCAAGGACGACGGTCTCGCCGCCGGCAAGGGCGTCGTCGTCACCGACGACGTCGAAGCGGCCCGCGCCCACGCCCTGGCCTGCGACCGTGTGGTCATCGAGGAGTTCCTCGACGGCCCCGAGGTCAGCCTGTTCGCGATCACGGACGGTACCACCGTGCTGCCGCTCCAGCCCGCGCAGGACTTCAAGCGCGCCCTGGACAACGACGAGGGCCCGAACACCGGCGGCATGGGCGCGTACTCACCGCTCCCGTGGGCCGACCCCAAGCTGGTCGACGAGGTCATGCAGTCGGTGCTCCAGCCGACCGTCGACGAACTCCGCCGCCGCGGCACCCCGTTCTCCGGGCTGCTGTACGCGGGCCTCGCGATCACCTCGCGCGGCGTCCGGGTGATCGAGTTCAACGCCCGTTTCGGTGACCCCGAGACCCAGGTGGTCCTGGCCCGTCTGAAGACCCCGCTGGCCGGTGTCCTGCTGGGCTCCGCCAACGGCACCCTCGACGAGCTGCCCCCGCTCAGATGGCGCGACGAGGCAGCCGTCACCGTGGTCATCGCCTCGCACAACTACCCGGGTACGCCGCGCACGGGTGACCCGATCGAAGGGCTCGACGAGGTGGCGTCGAAGGATGCCCCGCACGCGTACGTCCTGCACGCCGGGACCAGGAGGGACGGCGACGCGATCGTCAGCGCCGGTGGCCGGGTGCTGTCCGTGACCGCGACCGGCAAGGACCTCGCGGCCGCCCGTGAGCGCGCCTACACGGCGGCGGCCCGGATCCGGCTCGACGGCTCGCAGCTCCGTACGGACATCGCCCGGAAGGCCGCGCAGGCCTGA